A single region of the Rhodococcus sp. W8901 genome encodes:
- a CDS encoding acyl-CoA dehydrogenase family protein, whose product MERTLFEPEHELFRESYRKFLDQHVAPFHDQWEEQNIVDRSVWIEAGKQGFLGMAVPEECGGGGVEDFRYNAIVTEETTRGGYSGVGFMLHNDVVAPYLIKLANEEQKQRWLPGFCSGELITAIAMTEPGTGSDLQNIKTRAVKDGDHWILNGAKTFITNGINADVVIVVACTDPDKGAQGFSLLVVERGMEGFERGRNLDKIGLKAQDTAELSFTDVRVPAENLLGEEGMGFIYLMQNLPQERLSIAVVAAAAMESCLDMTIQYCRDRKAFGKSIGSFQNTRFVLAELATETTAVRILVDKFIEQLNAGTLTVQEAAMAKWWTTEAQVKLIDRCLQLHGGYGYMREYPIAKAYMDSRVQTIYGGTTEIMKEIIGRGLNLG is encoded by the coding sequence GTGGAACGCACCCTGTTCGAACCGGAGCACGAACTGTTCCGGGAGTCCTACCGCAAGTTCCTCGATCAGCACGTCGCGCCCTTCCACGATCAGTGGGAGGAGCAGAACATCGTCGACCGATCGGTGTGGATCGAGGCCGGCAAGCAGGGCTTCCTCGGTATGGCGGTGCCCGAGGAGTGCGGCGGCGGGGGAGTCGAGGACTTCCGGTACAACGCGATCGTCACCGAGGAGACCACCCGCGGCGGTTACAGCGGTGTCGGCTTCATGCTCCACAACGACGTCGTCGCGCCGTACCTGATCAAGCTCGCCAACGAGGAACAGAAGCAGCGCTGGCTGCCCGGGTTCTGCTCCGGCGAACTCATCACCGCGATCGCGATGACCGAGCCCGGCACCGGGTCCGACCTGCAGAACATCAAAACCCGCGCCGTCAAGGACGGCGATCACTGGATCCTCAACGGCGCCAAGACCTTCATCACGAACGGCATCAACGCCGACGTCGTGATCGTCGTCGCGTGCACCGATCCCGACAAGGGTGCGCAGGGCTTCTCTTTGCTCGTCGTCGAACGCGGCATGGAGGGCTTCGAGCGGGGACGCAACCTCGACAAGATCGGTCTCAAGGCCCAGGACACCGCGGAACTGAGCTTCACCGACGTCCGGGTGCCGGCCGAGAACCTCCTCGGCGAGGAGGGCATGGGCTTCATCTACCTGATGCAGAACCTGCCGCAGGAGCGCCTGTCGATCGCGGTCGTGGCGGCCGCCGCGATGGAATCCTGCCTCGACATGACGATCCAGTACTGCCGTGACCGCAAGGCGTTCGGCAAGTCGATCGGGAGCTTCCAGAACACGCGGTTCGTGCTCGCCGAACTCGCCACCGAGACGACGGCCGTGCGGATCCTGGTGGACAAGTTCATCGAACAGCTCAACGCGGGCACACTCACCGTCCAGGAAGCCGCAATGGCGAAGTGGTGGACCACGGAGGCGCAGGTCAAGCTGATCGACCGGTGCCTGCAGCTGCACGGCGGCTACGGCTACATGCGCGAGTATCCGATCGCCAAGGCGTACATGGACTCTCGGGTCCAGACGATCTACGGCGGCACCACCGAGATCATGAAGGAGATCATCGGTCGCGGACTGAACCTCGGCTGA
- the lexA gene encoding transcriptional repressor LexA, giving the protein MKDDSSSSSGKSGRTSPDDAQAAAGLGTGLDAGQLTDRQRNVLEVIRTSVAERGYPPSIREIGDAVGLTSTSSVAHQLRTLERKGFLRRDPNRPRAVDVRGLDTLDGLDDTRSTPSASAAMKSTDELPAPTFVPVLGRIAAGGPILAEEAVEDVFPLPRELVGQGSLFLLKVVGESMIDAAICDGDWVVVRQQNVAENGDIVAAMIDGEATVKTFKHTGKDVWLMPHNPLFDPIPGNDAAILGKVVTVMRKL; this is encoded by the coding sequence ATGAAGGACGACAGCTCGAGTTCCTCCGGCAAGTCCGGACGCACGTCGCCCGACGACGCCCAGGCCGCCGCCGGGCTGGGCACGGGACTCGACGCCGGCCAGCTCACCGACCGTCAGCGCAACGTCCTCGAGGTCATCCGGACGTCGGTCGCCGAGCGCGGTTACCCGCCGAGCATCCGCGAGATCGGCGACGCGGTCGGCCTCACGTCCACGTCGTCCGTCGCGCACCAGCTGCGCACACTCGAGCGCAAGGGCTTCCTGCGGCGCGACCCGAACCGGCCCCGTGCGGTCGATGTCCGGGGACTGGACACGCTCGACGGCCTGGACGACACGCGGTCGACGCCGAGTGCATCCGCGGCCATGAAGTCCACCGACGAACTGCCGGCCCCTACGTTCGTGCCGGTGCTCGGACGCATCGCGGCCGGCGGCCCGATCCTGGCCGAGGAAGCCGTCGAGGACGTCTTCCCGCTACCCCGCGAACTGGTCGGGCAGGGATCGCTCTTCCTACTCAAGGTGGTCGGCGAGTCCATGATCGACGCTGCGATCTGCGACGGCGACTGGGTGGTCGTGCGGCAGCAGAACGTCGCGGAGAACGGCGACATCGTCGCCGCGATGATCGACGGTGAGGCGACCGTCAAGACCTTCAAGCACACCGGCAAGGATGTGTGGCTCATGCCGCACAACCCCCTGTTCGACCCCATTCCCGGCAACGACGCCGCGATCCTCGGCAAGGTCGTCACCGTGATGCGCAAGCTCTGA
- the nrdR gene encoding transcriptional regulator NrdR produces the protein MHCPFCRHPDSRVVDSREADEGAAIRRRRSCPECGRRFTTVETAVLAVVKRSGVTEPFSREKVVQGVRRACQGRQVDNDALNLLAQQVEDAVRASGSPEIPSHEVGLAILGPLRDLDEVAYLRFASVYRSFSSAEDFEREIKDLRAHRESRTAELADAESVTE, from the coding sequence ATGCACTGCCCGTTCTGCCGGCATCCCGATTCGCGCGTGGTCGATTCCCGAGAGGCCGACGAGGGCGCGGCGATCCGTCGTCGACGCTCGTGCCCGGAGTGCGGCCGCCGATTCACCACCGTCGAGACGGCCGTGTTGGCCGTAGTCAAGCGAAGTGGCGTCACCGAGCCGTTCAGTCGGGAGAAGGTGGTCCAGGGTGTGCGCCGCGCGTGCCAGGGCCGCCAGGTCGACAACGACGCGTTGAACCTGCTGGCCCAGCAGGTCGAAGACGCAGTCCGCGCGTCAGGGTCGCCCGAGATCCCCAGCCACGAGGTCGGATTGGCCATCCTCGGTCCGCTGCGTGACCTCGACGAGGTGGCGTACCTGCGTTTCGCGTCTGTGTACCGCTCCTTCAGTTCCGCGGAGGACTTCGAGCGCGAGATCAAGGACCTGCGCGCCCACCGCGAAAGCCGCACCGCCGAGCTCGCCGACGCGGAGTCCGTCACCGAGTGA
- the hrpA gene encoding ATP-dependent RNA helicase HrpA encodes MSTTPSAAETGFDRREARKRLGALTLRDEHRLRRRLDRAKSPSALAALADEISAAELRVEGRRAQVPPITYPEALPVTQRREDIAAAIASHQVVIVAGETGSGKTTQIPKICMELGRGIRGMIGHTQPRRLAARTVAERIAEEVGRELGDTVGYTVRFTDQVSDSTLVKLMTDGILLAEIQRDRMLRRYDTLIIDEAHERSLNIDFILGYLKQLLPRRPDLKVIITSATIDPERFAEHFAVDGVPAPIVEVSGRTFPVEMRYRPLTVEVGEQTFDRDPVDAVCEAVEELAAEGDGDILVFLSGEREIRDTADALRDRKYRNTEILPLYARLSAAEQHRVFSPHTGRRVVLSTNVAETSLTVPGIRYVIDPGTARISRYSVRTKVQRLPIEPISQASARQRAGRCGRVADGICIRLYAEDDFESRPAFTEPEILRTNLASVVLQMTALGLGEIEAFPFVEAPDPRAIRDGVALLEELGAIAGPGQRRVDADTETDAETARDKPVGPQLTATGRELAQLPVDPRMARMLVEAHRNGCLREMLVIVSALSIQDVRERPAEFQQAADEKHARFAVENSDFLAYLKLWEYLREQRKELSSNQFRKMCRNEFLHWLRIREWQDLHGQLRQITRGLGWEPGDSGGPDAATASETSIHQSLLAGLLSHIGLREGDKRDFLGARGSRFAIFPGSGLFKKPPRWVMASELVETSRLWARMAARIEPEWAEKLAPHLVKRTYSEPHWSTKRACAMAYERVTLYGVPLVTGRPVTYSTIDPEASRELFIRHALVQGEWQTQNKFFHANRALLDDVEELEHRARRRDILVDDETLFEFYDQRVGPEAVSAKHFDTWWKQARRSDPNLLNFTTATVVNADSAAVLEGDYPDAWRQGDIQFPLTYQFEPGTEDDGVTARIPVALLAGLRPVGFDWLVPGMRTELVTALIKTLPKQLRRQVVPAPDFAAAALAAVKPRSESLIHAMARELSRLGSCRIDPTDFDVASLPPHLRMTFAAVDEKGKVLGKDKSLAALRRSLAPRVEVEVAKAASTTERAPAPVWTAQTLGTLPSSVTRTLGGQKVTGYPALVPEDSGVAVRVLTTPAAQRAAMRAGTRRLLLNAVPTQAKSVTNGMSNADRLALGQNPDGSFDALLEDCRACAVDELIAENGGPVLDPAAFETLTGKVRAQLATRVARLLHLLLPALAEAHRLSVILERSVGEAADDVREQRESLLFPGFVTELGSRRLKDLPRYLAAASLRLESLPGSAQRDQAGMDVLDRVYSAYDRMLSALPEERRGDDDVNEVLWKIEELRVSLFAQSLGTAIPVSEKRVLKSIDGIRR; translated from the coding sequence ATGTCGACAACACCATCAGCAGCCGAGACCGGGTTCGATCGCCGCGAGGCGAGGAAGCGGCTCGGTGCCCTCACCCTCCGCGACGAGCACCGGCTTCGCCGACGCCTCGACCGCGCCAAGTCCCCGTCCGCGCTCGCCGCACTCGCCGACGAGATCTCCGCCGCCGAGCTGCGCGTCGAGGGCCGCCGGGCGCAGGTCCCGCCGATCACGTACCCGGAAGCGCTGCCGGTCACGCAGCGCCGCGAGGACATCGCCGCCGCGATCGCATCGCACCAGGTGGTGATCGTCGCCGGCGAGACGGGTTCCGGCAAGACCACCCAGATCCCGAAGATCTGCATGGAACTGGGCCGCGGCATCCGCGGCATGATCGGGCACACCCAGCCTCGCCGCCTGGCCGCCCGCACGGTCGCCGAGCGGATCGCCGAGGAGGTGGGACGCGAACTGGGCGACACCGTGGGCTACACCGTCCGCTTCACCGACCAGGTGTCCGACTCGACGCTGGTCAAACTGATGACCGACGGCATCCTGCTCGCCGAGATCCAGCGCGACCGGATGCTGCGCCGGTACGACACGCTGATCATCGACGAGGCCCACGAGCGCAGCCTCAACATCGACTTCATCCTGGGCTACCTCAAGCAGCTGCTCCCCCGGCGCCCCGACCTCAAGGTGATCATCACCTCGGCCACTATCGACCCGGAGCGGTTCGCCGAACACTTCGCGGTGGACGGCGTGCCGGCACCCATCGTCGAGGTGTCGGGCCGGACGTTCCCGGTGGAGATGCGCTACCGCCCGCTCACCGTCGAGGTGGGCGAGCAGACCTTCGACCGCGACCCCGTCGACGCGGTGTGCGAGGCCGTCGAGGAACTCGCCGCCGAGGGTGACGGCGACATCCTGGTCTTCCTGTCGGGCGAACGCGAGATCCGCGACACCGCGGACGCCCTGCGGGACCGCAAGTACCGCAACACCGAGATCCTGCCGCTGTACGCCCGGCTGTCCGCCGCGGAACAGCACCGGGTGTTCTCCCCGCACACCGGGCGGCGCGTGGTGCTGTCCACCAACGTCGCCGAGACGTCGCTGACGGTGCCCGGCATCCGTTACGTCATCGACCCGGGCACGGCCCGCATCTCGCGCTATTCGGTCCGCACCAAGGTGCAGCGCCTGCCGATCGAACCGATCTCGCAGGCGTCGGCCCGCCAGCGCGCCGGACGATGCGGTCGGGTCGCGGACGGAATCTGCATCCGCCTCTACGCGGAGGACGACTTCGAGTCGCGGCCCGCGTTCACCGAGCCGGAGATCCTGCGCACCAACCTGGCGTCGGTGGTCCTGCAGATGACCGCCCTCGGGCTCGGCGAGATCGAGGCGTTCCCGTTCGTCGAGGCACCGGATCCGCGGGCGATCCGTGACGGCGTCGCGCTGCTCGAGGAACTCGGCGCCATCGCCGGACCCGGTCAGCGCCGCGTCGACGCCGACACCGAGACCGACGCCGAGACAGCCCGGGACAAGCCCGTCGGCCCGCAGCTCACCGCGACCGGCCGCGAACTGGCCCAGTTGCCGGTCGATCCGCGGATGGCGCGCATGCTGGTCGAGGCGCACCGCAACGGCTGCCTGCGCGAGATGCTGGTGATCGTGTCCGCGCTGTCCATCCAGGACGTCCGCGAGCGCCCCGCCGAGTTCCAGCAGGCCGCCGACGAGAAGCACGCCCGCTTCGCCGTCGAGAACTCCGACTTCCTCGCCTACCTCAAGCTGTGGGAGTACCTGCGCGAACAGCGGAAAGAGCTCAGCTCCAACCAGTTCCGGAAGATGTGCCGCAACGAGTTCCTCCACTGGCTGCGGATCCGCGAGTGGCAGGACCTGCACGGCCAGCTCCGTCAGATCACCCGCGGACTCGGCTGGGAGCCGGGCGATTCCGGCGGCCCGGACGCCGCGACGGCGTCCGAGACGTCGATCCACCAGTCGCTGCTCGCGGGCCTGCTCTCGCACATCGGGCTGCGCGAGGGCGACAAGCGCGACTTCCTCGGCGCCCGCGGCAGCCGGTTCGCGATCTTCCCCGGCTCCGGCCTGTTCAAGAAGCCGCCGCGCTGGGTGATGGCGTCCGAACTGGTCGAGACGTCGCGACTGTGGGCGCGGATGGCCGCCCGCATCGAACCCGAGTGGGCCGAGAAGCTGGCCCCACACCTCGTCAAGCGCACGTACTCGGAGCCGCACTGGTCCACCAAACGGGCGTGTGCGATGGCGTACGAGCGGGTCACCCTCTACGGCGTCCCGCTCGTCACCGGACGACCCGTCACCTACAGCACGATCGACCCCGAGGCATCGCGGGAGTTGTTCATCCGGCACGCACTGGTGCAGGGCGAGTGGCAGACACAGAACAAGTTCTTCCACGCCAACCGCGCGCTGCTCGACGACGTCGAGGAACTCGAACACCGGGCCCGACGACGCGACATCCTCGTCGACGACGAGACGCTGTTCGAGTTCTACGACCAGCGGGTCGGTCCGGAGGCGGTGTCCGCCAAGCACTTCGACACGTGGTGGAAGCAGGCGCGACGCTCGGATCCGAATCTGCTGAACTTCACCACCGCCACGGTGGTCAACGCCGACTCCGCCGCAGTACTCGAGGGCGACTACCCCGACGCGTGGCGTCAGGGCGACATCCAGTTCCCCTTGACGTACCAGTTCGAGCCCGGCACCGAGGACGACGGCGTCACCGCGCGGATACCGGTGGCGCTGCTCGCGGGCCTGCGCCCGGTGGGATTCGACTGGCTGGTGCCCGGCATGCGCACCGAGCTGGTCACCGCACTGATCAAGACGCTGCCGAAACAACTCCGCCGCCAGGTGGTGCCGGCCCCGGACTTCGCCGCGGCCGCGCTCGCCGCCGTCAAACCGCGATCCGAGTCCCTGATCCACGCGATGGCGCGCGAGCTGTCGCGGCTCGGTTCGTGCCGGATCGACCCGACGGACTTCGACGTAGCGTCGCTGCCGCCGCACCTGCGGATGACGTTCGCGGCGGTGGACGAGAAGGGCAAGGTCCTCGGCAAGGACAAGAGCCTGGCCGCGCTGCGCCGGTCCCTGGCACCGCGGGTCGAGGTGGAGGTCGCCAAGGCCGCCTCGACCACAGAACGGGCCCCGGCACCGGTCTGGACCGCGCAGACCCTGGGCACGCTGCCGTCGTCGGTGACCCGGACCCTGGGCGGCCAGAAGGTGACCGGCTACCCGGCGCTGGTGCCGGAGGACTCCGGCGTCGCGGTGCGGGTGCTCACCACGCCGGCCGCGCAGCGCGCCGCCATGCGGGCCGGCACCCGCCGGCTGCTGTTGAACGCTGTTCCGACGCAGGCCAAGTCGGTGACCAACGGGATGAGCAACGCCGACCGTCTCGCGCTCGGCCAGAACCCGGACGGCAGCTTCGACGCGCTCCTCGAGGACTGTCGCGCGTGCGCGGTCGACGAGCTGATCGCCGAGAACGGCGGCCCCGTGCTCGATCCCGCCGCGTTCGAGACGTTGACCGGGAAGGTCCGCGCGCAGCTCGCCACCCGTGTCGCGCGGCTGCTTCACCTGCTGCTTCCTGCGCTCGCAGAGGCACATCGTCTGTCGGTGATCCTCGAACGATCCGTCGGCGAGGCCGCGGACGACGTGCGCGAGCAGCGAGAGTCGTTGCTGTTCCCCGGGTTCGTGACCGAACTCGGCTCCCGGCGACTCAAGGACCTGCCGCGGTACCTGGCGGCGGCGTCGCTGCGGCTCGAGTCGCTGCCCGGCAGCGCGCAACGCGACCAGGCGGGGATGGATGTCCTCGATCGCGTGTACTCCGCCTACGACCGGATGCTCTCGGCCCTGCCGGAGGAGCGCCGAGGAGACGACGACGTCAACGAGGTCCTGTGGAAGATCGAGGAGTTGCGGGTGAGCCTGTTCGCACAGTCACTGGGCACCGCGATTCCCGTGTCGGAGAAGCGGGTACTCAAGTCGATCGACGGGATCCGGCGGTAG
- a CDS encoding Pr6Pr family membrane protein, with protein sequence MTAVTPGPAIRRTHPIVRVLRIVFAALGIVALAWIPLRNIDEPTFSVANYFSYFTILSNVLAAIVLLVGAVRDPQDTRWQLVRGAATVYMVITGIIYAVLLANVDVMLQDRWINDTLHRILPLVLFLDWIVNPPRVRITDLQSLSWLAFPVVYGVYTLIRGPIVDWYPYPFLDPREQGYLQLAVGLVVLLVAMTLMALAVNAAGRLGRRWRGLGGDEPDPVSVA encoded by the coding sequence ATGACCGCCGTCACACCGGGTCCCGCGATCCGGCGGACCCACCCGATCGTTCGCGTGCTGCGGATCGTGTTCGCCGCCCTCGGCATCGTCGCGCTCGCGTGGATTCCGCTCCGCAACATCGACGAACCGACCTTCTCCGTCGCGAACTACTTCAGCTACTTCACGATCCTGAGCAATGTTCTCGCGGCGATCGTGCTGCTGGTGGGTGCGGTCCGTGACCCGCAGGACACCCGATGGCAGCTGGTTCGCGGCGCGGCGACGGTCTACATGGTGATCACCGGCATCATCTATGCGGTCCTGCTCGCGAACGTCGACGTCATGCTGCAGGACCGGTGGATCAACGACACCCTCCACCGGATCCTGCCGCTGGTGCTGTTCCTCGACTGGATCGTCAACCCGCCGCGGGTCCGGATCACCGATCTGCAGTCGCTGAGCTGGCTCGCGTTCCCCGTCGTCTACGGGGTGTACACCCTGATCCGGGGACCGATCGTGGACTGGTATCCGTACCCGTTCCTCGATCCGCGCGAGCAGGGATATCTCCAGCTCGCCGTCGGCCTGGTCGTGCTGCTCGTGGCGATGACCCTGATGGCGCTCGCGGTCAACGCCGCCGGACGATTGGGCCGGCGGTGGCGCGGTCTCGGCGGCGACGAGCCCGATCCGGTTTCCGTGGCATAG
- a CDS encoding aminotransferase family protein, producing the protein MSGALWHGFADMGAVQRDGAFVVTRGEGAYIWDDAGTRYLDATAGLWFTNVGHGRTEIADAVAAQLSKIAHFSNFGDFTSDTTVALAERLAAIAPVPGSKVFFTSGGSDSVDSAAKLARRYWTEVGRPSKTLIVGRQKAYHGMHVAGTALAGIPVNREGYGDLMADARTVEWDDAKGLLELIEREGADKIAAFFCEPIIGAGGIYLPPEGYLSEVREICREHDILFVVDEVVTGFGRIGGSWFASTRFDLQPDMITTAKGLTSGYVPMGAVFVAPTVAEPFFGGGVWWRHGYTYGGHAGAAAAAMANLDIVEREDLLGESKRLEASLHEHLAPLAEHPRVAEVRSGIGAVAAVQLVDPAEALPFVKTLREFGISGRAAGQGAMQFSPSFVMTDEQVAEMAAGVAKALG; encoded by the coding sequence ATGAGTGGAGCACTGTGGCACGGGTTCGCCGACATGGGGGCGGTACAGCGCGACGGCGCGTTCGTCGTCACCCGCGGTGAGGGCGCGTACATCTGGGACGACGCGGGGACCCGCTACCTCGACGCCACCGCGGGACTGTGGTTCACCAACGTCGGGCACGGCCGCACCGAGATCGCCGACGCCGTCGCCGCGCAGCTGTCGAAGATCGCGCACTTCTCCAACTTCGGCGACTTCACCTCCGACACCACGGTGGCCCTCGCGGAGCGTCTGGCCGCGATCGCGCCGGTCCCCGGTTCCAAGGTGTTCTTCACCTCGGGTGGCTCCGACTCGGTCGACTCCGCCGCGAAACTCGCCCGCCGGTACTGGACCGAGGTCGGCCGGCCGTCCAAGACGCTGATCGTGGGCCGGCAGAAGGCGTACCACGGCATGCACGTCGCGGGCACCGCACTGGCCGGGATCCCGGTCAACCGGGAAGGCTACGGCGACCTCATGGCCGACGCCCGCACCGTGGAGTGGGACGACGCGAAGGGACTGCTCGAGCTGATCGAGCGGGAGGGCGCCGACAAGATCGCGGCGTTCTTCTGTGAGCCGATCATCGGTGCCGGCGGCATCTACCTGCCGCCCGAGGGGTACCTGAGCGAGGTCCGCGAGATCTGCCGCGAACACGACATCCTGTTCGTCGTGGACGAGGTCGTCACCGGCTTCGGCCGGATCGGCGGGTCGTGGTTCGCCTCGACGCGTTTCGACCTGCAGCCGGACATGATCACCACCGCCAAGGGACTCACGTCGGGGTACGTGCCGATGGGTGCGGTGTTCGTCGCGCCGACCGTCGCGGAACCATTCTTTGGTGGGGGAGTGTGGTGGCGGCACGGGTACACCTACGGCGGCCACGCCGGGGCCGCGGCCGCGGCCATGGCCAATCTCGACATCGTCGAGCGCGAGGACCTTCTCGGGGAGTCGAAGCGGCTCGAGGCGTCGCTGCACGAGCATCTCGCCCCGCTCGCGGAACATCCCCGGGTGGCGGAGGTGCGCAGCGGCATCGGTGCCGTCGCTGCGGTCCAGCTGGTCGATCCCGCGGAGGCGTTGCCGTTCGTGAAGACGTTGCGCGAGTTCGGGATCTCCGGCCGCGCGGCCGGTCAGGGTGCGATGCAGTTCTCGCCGTCGTTCGTCATGACCGACGAGCAGGTCGCCGAGATGGCGGCCGGGGTCGCCAAAGCGCTCGGCTGA
- a CDS encoding LysM peptidoglycan-binding domain-containing protein → MTSFTIKRALGAVVATGAVVAIPLAIGTGTASAAGSHDWSGVAECESSGNWAANTGNGYYGGLQFSQSTWEAYGGTGSASNASQAEQIRVAENVLDGQGVGAWPVCGQYLTGGSTPGGSVESIAQPAPAPVVSQAPVQQQVNDWAQTLPAGVGSYVVQLGDTLSQIAANHGVSLANLAGQVANPDLIFPGQTLSL, encoded by the coding sequence ATGACCAGCTTCACGATCAAGCGCGCCCTGGGCGCAGTCGTTGCCACCGGCGCCGTCGTCGCCATCCCGCTGGCGATCGGAACCGGTACCGCATCGGCTGCCGGCAGCCACGACTGGTCCGGTGTCGCCGAGTGCGAGTCGTCCGGCAACTGGGCGGCCAACACCGGCAACGGCTACTACGGCGGCCTGCAGTTCTCCCAGAGCACCTGGGAGGCATACGGCGGCACCGGTAGCGCCAGCAACGCTAGCCAGGCCGAGCAGATCCGCGTCGCCGAGAACGTTCTCGACGGCCAGGGCGTCGGCGCATGGCCCGTGTGCGGCCAGTACCTCACCGGCGGCAGCACCCCGGGTGGCTCGGTCGAGTCCATCGCTCAGCCCGCCCCGGCTCCGGTCGTGTCGCAGGCCCCCGTCCAGCAGCAGGTGAACGACTGGGCGCAAACCCTGCCCGCCGGTGTCGGCTCCTACGTCGTCCAGCTCGGTGACACGCTGTCGCAGATCGCCGCGAACCACGGTGTCTCGCTGGCGAACCTTGCCGGCCAGGTCGCCAACCCCGATCTGATCTTCCCGGGGCAGACGCTCTCCCTCTGA
- a CDS encoding dihydrofolate reductase family protein, whose amino-acid sequence MRKLVYYVAVSLDGYIAGPGGEVDFYPLSDSMAAWINERYPETVPTHIRPQAGLQDAPNRAFDTIIMGRGTYEPALAVGITSPYAHLRQLVVSTTLGTIPDPAVELVSTDPVEAVRKLKAEDGLDIWLAGGGQLAGALLPEIDELIVKSYPVVGGAGLPAFAGPFRPTAFTRTDLTSFDNGASVSWFSRTPNANA is encoded by the coding sequence ATGCGTAAGCTCGTGTACTACGTCGCGGTCTCCCTGGACGGATACATCGCCGGGCCCGGCGGCGAGGTCGACTTCTACCCGCTCTCCGATTCGATGGCCGCGTGGATCAACGAGCGCTACCCCGAGACAGTGCCGACACACATCCGCCCCCAGGCGGGACTCCAGGACGCACCCAATCGCGCGTTCGACACGATCATCATGGGGCGCGGCACCTACGAGCCCGCGCTCGCCGTCGGCATCACCAGTCCGTACGCCCACCTGCGCCAACTCGTGGTCTCGACGACGCTCGGGACGATCCCCGACCCGGCGGTGGAGCTCGTGTCGACCGATCCGGTCGAGGCAGTCCGCAAACTCAAGGCCGAGGACGGGCTCGACATCTGGCTCGCCGGCGGCGGTCAACTCGCCGGCGCGTTACTACCCGAGATCGACGAACTGATCGTGAAGAGCTACCCGGTGGTGGGCGGCGCCGGACTACCGGCCTTCGCGGGCCCGTTCCGTCCGACGGCCTTCACGCGCACGGACCTCACGTCGTTCGACAACGGCGCGAGCGTGTCGTGGTTCAGCCGAACACCGAACGCGAACGCCTGA
- a CDS encoding TetR/AcrR family transcriptional regulator, with protein MRRNPERRAALVDGAIEVLAREGARGLTFRAVDAEAQVPAGTASNYFANRDDLLTQAGARIYERLKPDDATMDLSLRGAHDREHLTALMKETVGRVAAFRTGFLALLELRLEATRRPDLRAVLTERVRQDLDFNIANHVESDMPGDPTTVTLLYMALNWLIVDRLTLPELFSDKEIDDLVDAAVDRVLPR; from the coding sequence GTGCGGCGAAATCCGGAGCGGCGAGCGGCGTTGGTCGACGGCGCGATCGAGGTCCTGGCGCGGGAGGGTGCCCGCGGACTCACCTTCCGTGCGGTCGACGCGGAGGCGCAGGTGCCGGCGGGTACCGCGTCGAACTACTTCGCCAACCGGGACGACCTGCTGACCCAGGCGGGGGCGCGGATCTACGAGCGGCTCAAGCCCGACGACGCGACGATGGACCTGAGTCTGCGTGGGGCGCACGACCGCGAGCACCTCACGGCGTTGATGAAGGAGACGGTGGGACGGGTGGCGGCTTTCCGCACCGGGTTTCTCGCGCTGCTCGAACTCCGGTTGGAGGCGACCCGACGGCCCGATCTGCGCGCAGTCCTCACCGAACGCGTCCGTCAGGATCTCGACTTCAACATCGCCAACCACGTCGAGTCGGACATGCCGGGGGACCCGACGACCGTGACGCTGCTCTACATGGCGTTGAACTGGCTGATCGTCGATCGACTCACGTTGCCGGAGTTGTTCTCGGACAAGGAGATCGACGACCTCGTCGATGCCGCCGTCGATCGGGTGCTGCCACGGTGA